The Armatimonadota bacterium genome has a segment encoding these proteins:
- a CDS encoding 2-isopropylmalate synthase, protein MDRVYVFDTTLRDGEQSPGASLNGEQKLEIARQLEALGVDVIEAGFPVSSPGDFAAVKSISAAIKSCTICGLTRAVEKDIEVAADALKGAKRARIHTGLGVSDNHLQHKLRLSREQAMERGVAAVRQARTHVEDVEYFLEDAGRADADYLCRVVEAVIAAGATVVNIPDTTGYTTPDEYGALIAGVMNRVPNIGSAVVSVHCHNDLGLAVANSLAGIRAGARQVECTINGIGERAGNTALEEVVMALKVRADALPGATEIKTRELYKTSRLVSAATGILVQPNKAIVGANAFAHSSGIHQDGVLKNRSTYEIIDPQDVGIPANHIVLSARSGRHALSHRLEQLGYNITDVPLTKVYHRFLEVADRKKEVHDEDLEAIVADVTSSVRQTWKLVSIQVTAGDTAIPTATVALAHSSGRHVVESCHGAGAVDSIYRAINRIVDADNELIEFSIQAITGGTDALADVTIRVRRADRIFTGRASHNDTLVATARAYVNALNRMLDPSAAGAQPKSVHAV, encoded by the coding sequence GAAACTGGAGATCGCACGGCAGCTGGAAGCGCTGGGTGTTGATGTTATCGAGGCCGGCTTTCCCGTATCCTCGCCGGGCGACTTCGCCGCCGTGAAAAGCATATCTGCGGCCATCAAGTCGTGCACCATCTGCGGTCTGACCCGGGCCGTGGAGAAAGACATCGAAGTGGCAGCCGATGCGCTGAAGGGCGCAAAGCGAGCGAGGATCCACACGGGCCTCGGCGTTTCAGACAATCACCTGCAGCATAAGCTGCGGCTCTCCCGCGAGCAGGCGATGGAGCGCGGCGTGGCAGCCGTTCGCCAGGCGCGGACCCATGTCGAGGACGTGGAGTACTTCTTGGAGGATGCCGGCCGCGCCGATGCCGACTACCTCTGCCGGGTTGTGGAAGCCGTCATCGCCGCCGGCGCTACGGTGGTCAACATACCGGATACTACCGGATACACGACGCCGGATGAGTACGGCGCGCTGATTGCCGGCGTGATGAATCGGGTGCCGAATATCGGATCTGCCGTCGTAAGCGTGCACTGCCACAACGACCTGGGCCTGGCCGTAGCCAACTCGCTGGCGGGTATCCGCGCCGGTGCGAGACAGGTGGAGTGCACAATCAACGGCATCGGTGAGCGCGCGGGTAACACGGCGCTCGAAGAAGTGGTTATGGCACTCAAGGTTCGCGCCGATGCATTACCCGGAGCGACCGAAATCAAGACCCGCGAGCTGTACAAAACCTCCCGGTTGGTGAGCGCGGCTACCGGCATTCTGGTTCAGCCCAACAAGGCCATCGTGGGCGCCAATGCGTTCGCGCACTCCAGCGGCATCCATCAGGATGGCGTACTCAAGAACCGCTCAACCTACGAAATCATCGACCCTCAGGATGTTGGAATACCGGCCAACCATATCGTCCTGTCGGCACGCTCAGGGCGCCATGCGCTCAGCCATCGGTTGGAGCAGCTCGGCTACAACATCACCGACGTACCGCTGACCAAGGTGTACCATCGCTTCCTGGAAGTGGCCGATCGGAAGAAAGAGGTCCACGACGAGGACCTTGAAGCGATTGTCGCTGACGTGACGAGTTCGGTGCGCCAAACCTGGAAGCTGGTGAGCATCCAGGTTACGGCGGGCGACACCGCAATACCCACGGCAACTGTCGCCCTTGCGCACTCATCGGGCCGGCACGTGGTGGAGAGCTGCCATGGCGCCGGCGCAGTCGACAGCATCTATCGCGCCATCAACCGGATTGTGGACGCCGATAACGAGCTTATCGAGTTCAGTATCCAGGCGATTACCGGCGGCACCGATGCGCTCGCGGATGTTACGATCCGTGTACGTCGGGCCGATCGCATCTTCACAGGGCGGGCATCCCATAACGACACGCTTGTAGCCACTGCCAGGGCCTATGTGAACGCCCTTAACAGGATGCTGGATCCCTCCGCGGCCGGAGCGCAGCCGAAATCGGTCCATGCGGTCTGA
- a CDS encoding DUF488 domain-containing protein, giving the protein MPTPTHVFTIGHSDRTIEAFLSLLQDHAVELLVDVRTVPRSRHNPQFNADALSESLRAAAIGYLAAPDLGGWRRPAPDSPNMGWRNVSFRGYADAMMTPGFDASLRAMLEQVGSRRSALVCSEAVPWRCHRSLIADALTVRGITVEHIIGPLKPQLHVLRSFAHVDGTTITYPCDGSDATESHPG; this is encoded by the coding sequence GTGCCGACGCCAACACACGTCTTTACGATTGGTCACTCAGACCGGACAATCGAAGCGTTTCTGTCACTGCTGCAGGATCACGCCGTAGAGTTGTTGGTGGATGTACGCACCGTACCGCGGTCGCGGCACAACCCACAGTTCAACGCCGACGCACTTTCCGAGTCGCTCCGGGCCGCGGCTATTGGCTACCTGGCAGCACCGGACCTCGGTGGGTGGCGCCGTCCGGCGCCTGATTCACCGAACATGGGCTGGCGAAACGTGTCGTTTCGTGGATACGCGGACGCCATGATGACTCCCGGATTTGACGCTAGCCTGCGGGCGATGCTTGAGCAGGTGGGAAGCCGGCGCTCCGCGCTCGTGTGCTCCGAAGCGGTGCCCTGGCGCTGCCACAGATCGCTGATCGCCGATGCTCTGACAGTGCGAGGCATCACCGTGGAGCACATTATCGGTCCATTGAAACCGCAACTTCACGTGCTGCGTTCGTTTGCGCACGTAGACGGCACGACTATCACGTATCCGTGCGATGGGTCCGACGCTACCGAGAGCCATCCCGGTTGA
- the pgi gene encoding glucose-6-phosphate isomerase, with amino-acid sequence MTTGDTTLTDCAAWRALEGEFARLQNVHLRDLFADDLTRGERMMLNDLGIYLDYSKNRVTDNTIRLLLQLAGERGLRSHIEAMFRGDKINVTEGRAVLHVALRAPAGEQIHLDGVDVVPQVHAVLEKMANFADRIRSGQWKGHTGRPVRNVVNVGIGGSDLGPVMAYEALRHYSQRELTFRFVSNVDGTDFAEATHDLDAEETLFIISSKTFTTLETMTNAHTARDWCLASLKQDAAVARHFVAVSTNADEVAKFGIDTANMFGFWDWVGGRYSMDSAIGLSTMIAVGDVHFRAMLHGFHLMDEHFRTAPFERNLPVLMGLLAIWYNDFFGAETAAVLPYEQYLKRFPAYLQQLTMESNGKHVTMNGSAVTTNTSPIYWGEPGTNGQHSFYQLIHQGTRLIPCDFIAFSQPLIQLGRHHDILVANVFAQAEALAFGKTTEQVEGEGTPAWLAPHRTCEGNRPTNTLLLDRLTPEALGKLVALYEHSVFTQGAIWGIDSFDQWGVELGKVLAQRIIPELEGAGEPEPVHDSSTNALIRRYRKQRHAREG; translated from the coding sequence GTGACCACCGGAGATACGACGCTCACAGACTGCGCGGCGTGGCGCGCGCTGGAAGGCGAATTTGCCAGGCTGCAGAACGTGCACCTGCGCGACCTCTTCGCTGACGACCTGACTCGCGGTGAGCGCATGATGCTCAACGACCTGGGCATCTACCTCGACTATTCCAAGAATCGCGTCACCGATAACACGATCAGACTGCTGCTTCAGCTCGCCGGCGAGCGCGGTCTGCGTTCTCACATCGAGGCGATGTTTCGCGGCGACAAGATCAACGTTACGGAGGGCCGAGCGGTGCTGCATGTGGCGCTGCGCGCGCCGGCCGGCGAGCAGATTCACCTGGATGGCGTGGATGTTGTGCCGCAGGTTCATGCCGTGCTGGAAAAGATGGCGAACTTCGCGGACCGCATCCGTTCCGGTCAGTGGAAGGGCCATACAGGACGGCCAGTCCGGAATGTCGTGAATGTTGGGATCGGCGGCTCGGATCTTGGTCCTGTAATGGCTTACGAGGCGCTGAGGCATTACAGCCAGCGGGAATTGACCTTCCGCTTTGTCTCCAATGTTGACGGCACGGATTTCGCCGAAGCCACGCACGATCTCGACGCCGAGGAGACACTCTTCATCATTTCATCCAAGACATTCACAACGCTGGAGACGATGACGAACGCGCACACCGCGCGCGACTGGTGCCTGGCCTCTCTCAAGCAGGATGCGGCTGTTGCGCGCCATTTTGTCGCCGTATCGACCAACGCGGATGAGGTGGCGAAGTTCGGCATCGACACCGCCAATATGTTTGGTTTCTGGGATTGGGTTGGCGGCAGATACTCCATGGACTCGGCAATTGGTCTCTCCACCATGATCGCCGTGGGTGACGTGCATTTCCGTGCCATGCTGCACGGCTTTCACCTGATGGATGAGCATTTCCGCACGGCGCCGTTCGAGCGAAATCTGCCGGTGCTGATGGGACTGCTGGCGATTTGGTACAACGACTTCTTTGGCGCCGAGACCGCAGCCGTTTTGCCGTATGAGCAGTATCTGAAGCGATTTCCCGCCTACCTCCAGCAGCTCACCATGGAGAGCAACGGCAAGCACGTGACGATGAACGGTTCGGCCGTTACGACCAATACATCGCCGATCTACTGGGGCGAACCGGGCACCAACGGCCAGCACTCGTTCTACCAACTGATCCACCAGGGAACGCGGCTGATACCGTGCGATTTCATCGCATTCAGCCAGCCGCTCATCCAGCTCGGTCGGCACCACGACATACTTGTGGCGAACGTGTTCGCTCAAGCCGAGGCGCTTGCTTTCGGCAAGACGACTGAGCAGGTGGAAGGCGAGGGCACGCCCGCCTGGCTGGCGCCGCATCGAACCTGTGAGGGCAACCGACCGACGAACACTCTGCTTCTCGATCGGCTTACGCCGGAGGCGCTGGGCAAGCTGGTGGCGCTCTACGAGCATAGTGTTTTCACTCAGGGCGCAATCTGGGGCATCGACTCGTTTGACCAATGGGGAGTGGAGCTTGGAAAGGTACTGGCGCAGCGGATCATTCCAGAGCTTGAGGGAGCGGGAGAGCCGGAGCCGGTGCACGACAGTTCAACCAACGCGCTGATCCGGCGATACCGCAAGCAACGGCACGCGCGAGAGGGGTGA
- the gnd gene encoding decarboxylating 6-phosphogluconate dehydrogenase, giving the protein MELGMIGLGRMGSFMVERLIAAGHRCVVYDMQPAAVQALVEKKAVGSSSLPDFIQKLSKPRAIWMMVPAAVVDETLQALTPLLEVGDIVIDGGNSYYHDDIRRAEALAKSGIHYVDVGTSGGIWGAERGYCLMIGGDAATVKALDPIFASLAPGIDSAPPTPGRTSNDGTADRGYLHCGPTGAGHFVKMVHNGIEYGIMAAYAEGLNILRHANVGKNQQTADAETTPLRNPELYAYDLNLPDITEVWRRGSVIGSWLLDLTAITLQKSHDLSGFAGRVSDSGEGRWTILAAIDESVPAPVLTTALFERFSSRGEADFGDKVLSALRFEFGGHEEKPADPKAHS; this is encoded by the coding sequence ATGGAACTTGGTATGATTGGGCTCGGCAGGATGGGCTCCTTTATGGTGGAGCGACTGATAGCAGCCGGGCATCGATGCGTGGTTTACGACATGCAGCCGGCCGCGGTGCAGGCGCTGGTGGAGAAGAAGGCAGTCGGCAGTTCCTCACTTCCAGATTTCATTCAAAAGCTGAGCAAGCCGCGGGCGATCTGGATGATGGTGCCGGCCGCTGTGGTAGATGAGACCCTCCAGGCGCTGACTCCCCTGCTTGAGGTCGGTGATATCGTGATCGACGGAGGCAACTCGTACTACCACGACGACATCCGGCGGGCTGAGGCGCTGGCGAAGAGCGGCATCCACTATGTGGATGTGGGCACCAGCGGGGGCATTTGGGGAGCCGAGCGCGGGTATTGCCTTATGATTGGTGGAGATGCCGCCACCGTGAAGGCACTTGACCCGATCTTCGCCAGCCTGGCGCCTGGCATCGACTCAGCCCCACCAACGCCGGGGCGGACGAGTAACGACGGAACAGCAGACCGCGGTTATCTTCACTGCGGTCCGACTGGAGCCGGCCACTTCGTCAAAATGGTTCACAACGGCATCGAATACGGCATCATGGCGGCTTATGCGGAAGGGCTCAACATCCTTCGCCACGCCAACGTCGGCAAGAATCAACAGACCGCCGATGCCGAAACCACGCCGCTGCGCAACCCCGAGTTGTACGCGTATGACCTGAACTTGCCGGATATCACAGAGGTATGGCGCCGCGGCAGTGTCATTGGATCCTGGCTGTTGGACCTCACGGCCATCACCCTGCAGAAGAGCCACGATTTGTCGGGTTTCGCCGGACGCGTCTCGGACTCTGGTGAGGGGCGCTGGACGATCCTGGCAGCGATCGACGAATCGGTTCCGGCGCCGGTACTCACCACCGCCCTGTTTGAGCGATTCAGTTCGCGCGGAGAGGCCGACTTCGGCGACAAAGTGCTCTCCGCACTGCGATTCGAGTTTGGCGGGCACGAAGAGAAGCCGGCCGATCCGAAGGCGCACTCGTAG
- a CDS encoding HAD family hydrolase: MYKPARPHEIRCSFETVLWDVDGTLLDTTALLVDSLRHMYARFFNRHPSDEELKALIGLPLRRQVGEYGDPEAFGTTAAEVEAEFLRYYTAGRQRERPIVSVIAILRETRSAGANLGLVTSKNHVEAAMTLPCLKLGDAVDVTITADDIQHPKPAPDGILLAMSRLSCSATGTAYVGDTVYDMQAAHAAGVHAIGVTWGAGRAPELKAAGATSICTTPAELQTLLLTVDPAR; this comes from the coding sequence TTGTATAAACCTGCGCGACCCCACGAAATCCGCTGCTCATTTGAAACAGTTCTCTGGGATGTAGATGGAACGCTGCTCGATACCACGGCGCTGCTGGTCGATTCGCTGCGGCACATGTACGCCAGGTTTTTCAACCGACACCCGTCGGATGAGGAGCTTAAAGCGTTGATCGGCCTGCCACTGCGCCGGCAAGTCGGCGAATACGGCGATCCGGAAGCGTTCGGTACGACAGCAGCGGAGGTGGAGGCGGAGTTTCTGCGATACTACACCGCGGGCCGCCAGCGCGAGCGCCCCATTGTTTCGGTAATCGCCATACTGCGTGAGACCCGCAGCGCCGGCGCGAATCTCGGCCTGGTGACTTCGAAGAACCATGTGGAGGCGGCGATGACCCTGCCGTGCCTCAAACTTGGCGACGCCGTGGACGTTACGATAACCGCCGACGACATCCAGCATCCGAAGCCGGCGCCCGATGGAATCCTTCTGGCGATGTCGCGGCTGAGTTGCTCGGCCACGGGCACAGCGTACGTCGGAGACACCGTGTACGACATGCAGGCGGCACACGCGGCCGGCGTCCATGCCATCGGCGTAACATGGGGCGCCGGACGCGCGCCGGAACTCAAAGCTGCCGGCGCAACATCGATATGCACGACGCCAGCGGAACTTCAGACGCTGCTGCTTACGGTTGACCCGGCACGATAA
- a CDS encoding phosphoribosylformylglycinamidine cyclo-ligase, with translation MPDSYTTYQDSGVNIDAANQAVLRMRDSVRSTYTPQVLTDVGSFGGMYSMAGLMGMQEPVLVSSIDGVGTKVKIAAALNRNEVIGRDLVNHCVNDVLVQGARPLFFLDYFATSHLSPAIVIDVVTGLSAACREAGCALLGGETAEMPGMYTEAEYDVAGCIVGIVERSRIVDGRRVEPGDTVVGIASSGLHTNGFSLARRVLLECDTDPMAPNDHVAALGQTLADELLMPHRCYAGAVLPLLAEFDIKAMAHITGGGFYENIPRVLPIDCSVTVERRSWPIPPIFGLIQQRGNVPDAEMFRTFNMGIGFALVLPADQAPALAHRLNSVGESAYIIGAVHRGVHEVDIV, from the coding sequence ATGCCAGACAGTTACACAACCTATCAGGACTCCGGCGTAAACATCGATGCGGCCAATCAGGCCGTTTTGCGCATGCGCGACTCCGTCCGCAGCACCTATACGCCGCAGGTGCTTACCGATGTGGGCAGTTTCGGCGGCATGTACTCCATGGCCGGACTCATGGGGATGCAGGAGCCCGTACTGGTCTCCAGCATTGACGGTGTGGGTACCAAGGTAAAGATTGCGGCGGCGCTTAACCGGAACGAAGTCATCGGGCGAGACCTGGTGAATCATTGCGTGAACGACGTTCTGGTGCAGGGCGCGCGCCCGCTGTTCTTTCTGGACTACTTTGCCACCTCGCACCTCAGCCCGGCCATCGTTATCGACGTAGTGACGGGCCTCAGCGCCGCGTGCCGGGAAGCCGGCTGCGCGCTGTTGGGTGGCGAAACTGCCGAGATGCCGGGAATGTACACGGAGGCCGAGTACGACGTGGCCGGCTGTATCGTAGGCATTGTCGAGCGGAGCCGGATCGTGGATGGACGCCGCGTTGAACCTGGAGACACGGTGGTTGGCATTGCCAGCAGCGGACTGCACACCAACGGCTTTTCGCTAGCGCGTCGCGTGCTACTGGAGTGCGATACGGATCCGATGGCGCCAAATGATCATGTGGCCGCTTTGGGCCAGACGCTTGCGGACGAGCTGTTGATGCCGCACCGATGTTATGCCGGCGCCGTACTGCCCCTGCTGGCGGAGTTTGATATCAAGGCCATGGCGCATATCACCGGTGGCGGCTTTTACGAGAACATTCCGCGCGTTTTGCCAATTGACTGCAGCGTGACGGTGGAACGGCGGAGCTGGCCGATACCACCGATTTTCGGGCTCATCCAGCAGCGAGGCAATGTACCCGACGCCGAGATGTTTCGAACGTTCAACATGGGTATAGGGTTTGCTCTCGTATTGCCTGCCGACCAGGCGCCCGCACTCGCACATCGCCTCAACAGCGTGGGTGAGTCGGCCTACATCATCGGCGCTGTTCATCGTGGCGTGCACGAAGTCGACATTGTATAA
- the purF gene encoding amidophosphoribosyltransferase, which yields MCGGTLVSDRPHEECGVFGIRAPGEDVARIAFFGIFALQHRGQESAGIAVSAGRTIAVHKAMGLVTQVFDERTIGSLKGDAAIGHTRYSTTGSSDLCNAQPVVCHTDYGDIALAHNGNLINSAELKSQLTTAGVQFTSTNDSEVIAQLLACLHKGDIAETVREAMPRLQGAYSLTVLAGDTLVGVRDPYGVRPLCLGQISGVPCVIASETCALKPTGATYMREVQPGEIYVIGPGEASNTLPPDPAHHATCLFEFIYFARPDSKIYDKRLQLVRKRMGSALAQQHPAPRENAIVIPVPDTSIPAALGYAESSGIPYSEGIIKNRYIQRTFIQPSPYMRDQGAMMKYTPIPEVIEGKSIVMVDDSIVRGTTTGKLVKLLFETGAKEVHVRITAPPVRFPCYYGIDMANQDELIAARNTVEEIRQAIGATSLGYLSLQGAVDAVGLNRDKFCRACFDGKYPLAIPQDIKLSKMMLTPPPASDEDVDEDAETPAHAAV from the coding sequence ATGTGTGGGGGCACGCTAGTGTCTGACAGGCCACATGAGGAATGCGGCGTCTTTGGGATCCGGGCGCCCGGCGAAGACGTCGCACGAATCGCCTTTTTCGGTATCTTCGCGCTTCAGCATCGCGGCCAGGAAAGCGCCGGTATCGCCGTGTCCGCCGGCCGCACCATTGCTGTACACAAAGCGATGGGCCTCGTCACGCAGGTCTTCGATGAACGAACGATTGGAAGCCTCAAGGGTGATGCCGCTATTGGGCATACGCGTTACTCCACCACAGGCTCCAGCGATCTGTGCAACGCACAGCCCGTGGTGTGCCACACCGATTACGGCGATATCGCGCTGGCGCACAATGGCAACCTGATCAATTCGGCCGAACTCAAATCGCAGTTGACAACTGCCGGCGTCCAATTCACCAGCACGAACGACAGCGAGGTGATTGCCCAGTTGCTGGCATGTCTTCACAAGGGCGACATCGCCGAGACCGTTCGAGAGGCCATGCCCAGGCTGCAGGGCGCATACTCGCTCACCGTACTTGCCGGCGACACTCTGGTCGGCGTACGGGACCCGTACGGTGTGCGACCTCTGTGCCTGGGGCAGATCAGCGGCGTTCCCTGCGTTATCGCATCCGAGACGTGCGCGCTAAAGCCCACCGGCGCCACATACATGCGCGAGGTACAGCCCGGTGAGATCTACGTCATCGGTCCAGGCGAGGCTTCAAATACCCTGCCGCCCGACCCGGCGCACCACGCAACCTGCCTCTTTGAGTTCATCTACTTTGCGCGTCCCGACTCCAAAATCTACGACAAGCGGCTCCAGCTCGTGCGCAAACGGATGGGGAGCGCCCTGGCACAGCAGCATCCGGCGCCTCGCGAGAACGCCATCGTGATTCCGGTGCCGGATACCAGCATACCGGCTGCGCTGGGCTATGCCGAGAGCAGCGGAATACCCTACAGCGAAGGCATTATCAAGAACCGGTACATCCAGCGCACTTTCATCCAGCCCAGCCCCTATATGCGCGACCAGGGCGCGATGATGAAGTACACGCCCATACCCGAGGTGATCGAAGGCAAATCGATCGTGATGGTGGACGACTCGATTGTGCGTGGTACCACGACCGGAAAATTGGTAAAACTGCTATTTGAGACCGGCGCCAAGGAAGTTCACGTTCGCATTACGGCCCCACCCGTACGGTTTCCCTGCTACTACGGCATCGACATGGCGAACCAGGATGAGTTGATCGCAGCGCGCAACACCGTGGAAGAGATCCGGCAAGCCATAGGTGCCACAAGCCTGGGCTACCTCTCACTACAAGGCGCTGTGGACGCCGTGGGCTTGAACCGGGATAAGTTTTGCCGAGCCTGCTTCGATGGCAAGTACCCACTGGCCATTCCCCAGGACATCAAGCTGTCGAAAATGATGTTGACTCCGCCGCCTGCTTCGGACGAGGACGTGGACGAGGATGCGGAAACCCCGGCTCATGCCGCGGTCTGA
- the purL gene encoding phosphoribosylformylglycinamidine synthase subunit PurL → MGLNDGEYASILQTLGREPTQTELGMFAVMWSEHCGYKYSRPILSRFRQYREAQAAGALENAGHIALDKDLGIVFKVESHNHPSAVEPFQGAATGVGGILRDIFTMGARPVAILNSLWFGDLDDARSRYLFENVVAGIGHYGNCVGVPTVAGETHFHPCYRSNPLVNAMAVGVVPLRNLAKAAATGTGNPVIYVGSATGRDGIHGATFASTELNEGSESRRPNVQMGDPFLEKLLIEATLEALATGAITGIQDMGAAGLTCSTSEMAARADVGIEIDVRLVPLRDPSMSTYEIMLSESQERMLCVAQRGREREVLSVFERWGLHAAVIGHVTTDGVVRILDAGAIAAEVPAKALTDNCPVYHLEVRERPPIESAPRPVPEPLCAAGENDASGALTCGSALLQLLGSANGASKEWVHTQYDRSVQTQTVELPGSDAAVLALRGSEKGIALSIDGNSRWCRTDPFIGAQLVVAEAARNVACAGARPAGLTNCLNFASPEEPARFWEFRSAVDGIATAAEAFGIPVVSGNVSFYNETAGEPIWPTPVIGMVGILANPDRAVGAAFQRGDNGGQLALVSAFPAGAGPVSCGEYRSVICGDEGGPLPLIDLEAERRLFELLVAGHAEALFASCHDCSSGGLAVALAECCMLGRVGAAVVLRPEPAQTSVAARLFGENSGRVIVSLKNEAGLARLQQLGEAHSIVVEWIGTVGGEVLRVAIGAQTAFDCAVSQMQAVWRRAIPAMMIRAQAPTSASECVGAR, encoded by the coding sequence ATGGGCCTGAACGACGGCGAGTACGCGTCAATTCTGCAAACGCTTGGCCGCGAGCCTACCCAAACGGAACTCGGTATGTTTGCCGTGATGTGGTCGGAGCACTGCGGATACAAGTATTCGCGGCCGATTCTTTCACGCTTCCGCCAGTACCGCGAGGCACAGGCGGCCGGCGCGCTGGAAAACGCCGGGCACATCGCACTGGATAAGGATCTGGGGATCGTTTTCAAGGTGGAGTCGCACAACCACCCCTCCGCGGTCGAGCCGTTCCAGGGCGCGGCAACCGGCGTCGGTGGCATCTTGCGAGACATCTTCACGATGGGCGCTCGGCCGGTAGCGATCCTCAACTCGCTGTGGTTCGGTGATCTGGACGACGCACGAAGCCGTTATCTGTTCGAGAACGTGGTAGCAGGCATTGGTCACTACGGCAACTGTGTTGGTGTACCGACCGTGGCCGGTGAGACGCACTTTCACCCGTGTTACCGCAGCAATCCGTTGGTAAACGCTATGGCGGTTGGCGTCGTGCCGCTGCGGAACCTGGCGAAAGCTGCCGCTACCGGCACCGGCAACCCCGTGATCTACGTGGGCAGCGCCACGGGCCGTGACGGTATCCACGGGGCTACGTTTGCCAGCACCGAGCTGAATGAGGGCAGCGAGTCGCGACGGCCGAATGTGCAGATGGGCGACCCGTTTCTTGAGAAGTTGCTGATCGAGGCGACGCTCGAAGCCCTGGCAACAGGAGCCATTACCGGAATCCAGGATATGGGCGCTGCCGGACTCACCTGCTCCACCAGCGAAATGGCTGCCAGGGCCGATGTTGGAATAGAGATCGACGTGCGGCTGGTTCCGTTACGGGACCCATCGATGTCGACCTACGAAATCATGCTGTCGGAATCGCAGGAGCGCATGCTTTGCGTAGCGCAGCGCGGGCGAGAGCGCGAAGTGCTCAGCGTGTTCGAGCGATGGGGCCTGCACGCGGCGGTGATCGGCCACGTCACGACTGATGGAGTTGTGCGCATCCTCGACGCCGGGGCGATCGCTGCCGAGGTTCCGGCCAAAGCCCTCACCGACAACTGCCCGGTGTACCACCTGGAGGTGCGTGAGCGCCCACCGATCGAGTCGGCGCCGCGACCAGTCCCGGAGCCACTCTGCGCGGCTGGAGAGAATGACGCTTCCGGTGCGCTCACCTGCGGATCGGCCCTGCTGCAGCTCCTCGGATCGGCAAATGGAGCCTCCAAGGAGTGGGTACATACCCAGTACGATCGGTCGGTTCAAACGCAAACGGTTGAGCTTCCGGGCAGCGATGCCGCGGTGCTGGCGCTTCGCGGGTCCGAAAAAGGGATTGCGCTGAGCATCGACGGTAACTCGCGCTGGTGTCGCACCGATCCGTTCATCGGCGCGCAACTGGTGGTAGCCGAGGCGGCCCGGAACGTGGCCTGTGCCGGCGCCCGGCCCGCTGGCCTTACCAACTGCCTCAACTTCGCTAGCCCTGAGGAACCGGCCCGATTCTGGGAATTTCGCAGCGCCGTGGATGGAATCGCCACAGCTGCCGAGGCATTTGGCATACCTGTAGTGTCGGGCAACGTATCTTTCTACAACGAGACCGCCGGTGAGCCTATCTGGCCGACGCCGGTGATCGGCATGGTGGGAATCCTGGCGAACCCGGACCGAGCGGTCGGCGCGGCATTCCAGCGCGGTGACAATGGTGGCCAGCTGGCGCTGGTGAGCGCTTTCCCAGCCGGCGCCGGCCCGGTGTCGTGCGGCGAGTATCGCAGCGTGATCTGCGGCGACGAGGGCGGTCCGCTCCCTTTGATCGATCTGGAGGCGGAACGCCGGCTATTCGAACTGTTGGTGGCGGGGCACGCCGAGGCCCTGTTCGCCTCGTGCCACGACTGCTCCAGTGGGGGTCTGGCAGTTGCCCTGGCAGAGTGCTGCATGCTGGGCAGGGTTGGAGCAGCGGTTGTGCTGAGGCCGGAGCCGGCTCAGACTTCGGTAGCCGCACGGCTGTTCGGCGAGAATTCCGGCCGGGTCATCGTAAGCTTGAAGAACGAAGCAGGACTTGCGCGATTGCAGCAACTTGGCGAAGCGCACAGCATAGTCGTAGAGTGGATCGGTACGGTTGGCGGTGAAGTCCTGCGGGTAGCAATCGGAGCACAGACGGCTTTCGATTGCGCCGTATCGCAGATGCAGGCAGTATGGCGCCGGGCGATTCCGGCGATGATGATACGTGCGCAGGCGCCGACGTCGGCGTCGGAATGTGTGGGGGCACGCTAG